A genome region from Salvelinus alpinus chromosome 26, SLU_Salpinus.1, whole genome shotgun sequence includes the following:
- the LOC139554881 gene encoding uncharacterized protein — MAFGINLGIVFLCSLFAEHSSFTWAPRDAQRVRGYGFSGSSRMEVEQRQTGGSYPQDQFRPASRGSNPSSFTSAQTKGKRTRAKNTDISLSGSIASGTSAIHNKHQTKASRTYGQSVTDPSAVRPVSSWEAKRIQPYTLRPVQPHSSSSGLVQSPYAMFNVHSRTASNLKPSTPNYGSTQSGLKFSTSRQPNQGLVQTQSRGAPSLYGQAATQTTSLTRYVQELKQGSSFPTLASKGPIEISAQSISTPDRQVPSSGSSLTSFRPGPLSFGSTQGWSATKSYKPSFSQDVMQYQSSSASSVSTSNQYAQTSGQRIDGASTSSRGMPTSSLASRASLFRPSSTASGNSYGAYKPGYDLGATPSQSLFTSNQGGKGSTYSQNLLAKPTQRKYGQMSAHWGSYQPSYAASSGPVSSLFSSTQAASSTFIQNAPATAQKSSGSEPAPSQRYMFNEVKSNTGAASSAISTTPQRFAQTVIHSIPELYGGSPIHRLKDPTQ, encoded by the exons ATGGCTTTTGGAATTAATTTGGG GATTGTGTTCCTTTGCTCATTGTTTGCAGAACACTCAAGTTTTACATGGGCTCCACGTG ATGCCCAGAGAGTAAGAGGCTATGGGTTTTCTGGCTCTTCCAGAATGGAAGTTGAGCAGAGGCAAACCGGTGGCAGCTATCCCCAGGATCAATTCAGACCAGCCTCTCGTGGCTCTAACCCCAGCAGCTTTACCTCTGCCCAGACAAAGGGTAAGAGGACCCGTGCCAAGAATACTGACATTAGCCTCTCTGGTTCTATAGCCAGTGGAACCTCTGCCATCCACAACAAGCATCAAACCAAGGCCAGCAGAACCTATGGTCAAAGTGTCACTGACCCCAGTGCAGTAAGGCCAGTTTCAAGTTGGGAGGCAAAGAGAATCCAGCCCTACACTCTTCGTCCAGTACAGCCTCACTCCAGCAGCTCTGGATTAGTCCAGAGTCCATATGCTATGTTTAATGTCCACAGTAGAACTGCCTCTAACCTGAAACCATCTACTCCTAACTATGGCTCTACCCAGAGTGGATTGAAGTTCTCCACCTCCAGACAACCCAACCAAGGCCTTGTCCAGACTCAGAGTAGAGGAGCCCCCAGCCTCTATGGTCAAGCTGCTACCCAAACCACCTCCCTCACCCGCTATGTCCAGGAACTGAAGCAAGGGAGCAGCTTCCCTACCCTGGCTTCCAAGGGACCAATAGAAATCTCTGCCCAGTCAATTTCCACTCCTGACCGTCAAGTTCCCTCAAGTGGTTCTTCACTAACTTCATTTAGACCAGGTCCTCTGAGTTTTGGTTCTACTCAAGGGTGGAGTGCAACAAAAAGCTACAAGCCTAGCTTCTCCCAAGATGTTATGCAATACCAGAGCAGCTCTGCCAGTAGTGTTTCAACTTCCAATCAATATGCCCAAACCTCTGGCCAGAGAATAGATGGAGCCTCTACCTCAAGTCGTGGCATGCCCACTTCTAGCCTGGCCTCTCGCGCCAGTCTTTTTCGCCCTAGCTCTACAGCTAGTGGAAACTCCTATGGAGCCTACAAGCCTGGCTATGACCTTGGTGCAACACCAAGCCAAAGCCTgtttacctctaaccagggtggAAAGGGTTCAACATACAGCCAGAATCTCCTTGCTAAACCTACCCAAAGGAAGTATGGCCAAATGTCTGCTCATTGGGGGAGTTACCAGCCCAGCTATGCTGCCAGTAGTGGGCCAGTCTCCAGCCTCTTCAGTTCTACCCAGGCTGCCAGTTCAACATTCATCCAGAATGCTCCTGCCACAGCCCAGAAGTCAAGTGGCTCTGAACCTGCCCCCAGTCAACGCTATATGTTCAATGAAGTGAAGTCCAACACTGGCGCTGCCAGCAGTGCCATCTCGACCACCCCTCAACGCTTTGCCCAGACCGTCATCCACAGCATCCCAGAATTGTACGGCGGATCTCCAATCCACCGGCTCAAAGACCCTACTCAGTAG